In one window of Brassica rapa cultivar Chiifu-401-42 chromosome A07, CAAS_Brap_v3.01, whole genome shotgun sequence DNA:
- the LOC103832510 gene encoding methyltransferase-like protein 22, whose product MEDSENDHVMSEIHLGCPPTTIGPFISRFTFSSCPLLLDPSSMIDKDGDLLLPRRRRTSPSSHGHGSSFTVTIQHSITSTLPDVGLQVWKSQLVLSDFVLHNMSLLNGLVCLELGAGTGLLGILLARVAKAVFLTDHGDQILGNCLRNVELNSSLFHPQAIVNVRDLNWMSEWPLQVTHADPKPFCWSFQDFELVKSASFIFAADVIYSDDLTIALFSMLKRLMSLGCDKVLYLGLEKRYNFSLDDLNVVANGYACFRRYIKEDALCDLSDKKSFFVGNRIDLKQIPQYTQGYDRGEDVELWEIRYVR is encoded by the exons ATGGAGGATTCAGAGAATGATCATGTGATGAGCGAGATTCATCTGGGTTGCCCACCCACCACTATCGGACCCTTTATTTCCCGATTCACCTTCTCTTCTTGTCCACTACTACTCGATCCCTCCTCGATGATTGATAAAGATGGTGACCTTCTTCTTCCTAGGCGGCGAAGAACCA GCCCATCCTCTCACGGTCACGGGTCGTCGTTTACTGTCACCATTCAGCATTCTATCACATCAACCCTCCCTGATGTTGGTCTGCAG GTCTGGAAATCACAACTCGTCTTATCAGATTTTGTATTGCATAACATGTCTCTACTCAATGGCCTTGTGTGCCTTGAACTCGGTGCTGGAACAG GGCTGCTCGGTATATTGCTTGCACGGGTGGCCAAGGCTGTTTTCCTTACTG ACCACGGAGACCAAATTCTTGGCAACTGTCTTCGGAACGTGGAATTGAATTCTTCCCTCTTTCACCCTCAAGCTATTGTTAATGTTCGTGACCTCAACTGGATGAGCGAATGGCCTCTTCAAGTTACCCATGCTGATCCTAAACC GTTTTGTTGGAGCTTCCAGGACTTTGAACTAGTCAAAAGTGCTAGCTTCATTTTTGCAGCAGATGTGATCTACAGCGATGATCTAACCATTGCCTTGTTCAGCATGTTAAAGAGACTCATGTCCTTGGGTTGTGACAAG GTACTATATCTGGGTTTGGAGAAAAGATACAACTTCAGCCTAGACGATCTCAACGTTGTTGCCAATGGCTACGCATGCTTCAGAAGATACATCAAAGAAGACGCCCTTT GCGATCTTTCCGACAAGAAGAGTTTTTTTGTGGGCAACCGCATCGACCTCAAACAGATCCCTCAGTACACCCAGGGCTACGATAGAGGAGAAGATGTCGAGCTTTGGGAAATCAGATATGTACGTTAA
- the LOC103832508 gene encoding mitochondrial arginine transporter BAC2 gives MDFWPEFMASSWGREFVAGGFGGVAGIISGYPLDTLRIRQQQSSKSGSAFTILRRMLAVEGPSSLYRGMSAPLASVTFQNAMVFQIYAILSRSFDSSVPMEEPPSYRGVALGGVGTGAVQSLLLSPVELIKIRLQLQQSNSGPISLAKTILRREGLKGIYKGLTVTVLRDAPAHGFYFWTYEYVREMLHPGCRKSGEETLRTMLVAGGLAGVSSWVICYPLDVVKTRLQQGGHGAYEGIADCFRKSIAQEGYGVLWRGLGTAVARAFVVNGAIFAAYEVALRCLFTQLTSADVVTRDLSKKPKEDALKIHKE, from the exons ATGGATTTCTGGCCGGAGTTTATGGCGAGCAGCTGGGGAAGGGAGTTCGTCGCCGGTGGATTCGGAGGCGTTGCCGGTATTATTTCCGGCTATCCCTTGGACACGCTGAGAATTCGTCAGCAACAGAGCTCCAAATCCGGATCTGCCTTCACCATTCTCCGCCGGATGCTCGCCGTGGAGGGTCCCTCCTCACTCTACAGAGGCATGTCTGCCCCCTTGGCATCCGTCACCTTTCAG AATGCTATGGTATTCCAGATATATGCCATACTCTCTCGCTCCTTTGATTCCTCTGTTCCCATGGAAGAGCCTCCTTCCTACAGAGGCGTTGCTCTTGGTGGGGTTGGCACTGGCGCTGTGCAGAGCCTCTTGCTTAGCCCCGTTGAGCTCATCAAGATTCGTCTTCAGCTGCAGCAGAGCAACAGCGGCCCCATCAGTTTGGCTAAGACCATCCTTAGGAGAGAAGGGCTCAAAGGGATATACAAAGGCCTCACCGTAACTGTTCTCAGAGATGCTCCAGCTCACGGGTTTTACTTCTGGACTTACGAGTACGTACGAGAAATGCTTCATCCCGGCTGCAGGAAGAGTGGAGAAGAAACTCTTAGGACCATGCTGGTCGCAGGTGGCTTGGCCGGTGTGTCCAGTTGGGTCATTTGCTATCCTCTTGATGTCGTCAAGACCAGGCTTCAACAAGGAGGTCATGGGGCTTACGAGGGCATAGCCGATTGTTTTCGTAAAAGCATCGCACAGGAAGGCTATGGAGTTCTCTGGCGTGGCCTCGGGACTGCAGTTGCCAGGGCCTTTGTTGTTAACGGTGCCATTTTTGCTGCTTATGAGGTTGCCTTGAGGTGTTTATTCACTCAATTGACGTCCGCTGATGTTGTCACAAGAGATTTGAGTAAAAAGCCAAAAGAAGACGCCTTGAAGATTCATAAAGAGTGA
- the LOC103832507 gene encoding glyoxylate/hydroxypyruvate reductase A HPR2 produces the protein MPSSLPYSPAGKLFSFQKLESMESIGVLMMCPMSSYLENELQKRFNLVRFWNFPVFLETHRNSIRAVVGNASTGADAELIDGLPKLEIISSFSVGIDKIDLGKCKEKGIRVTNTPDVLTEDVADLAIGLILALLRRLCECDRYVRSRKWEYGDFQLATKFSGKSVGILGLGRIGTAIAKRAEAFSCPVSYYSRRVKPDLGYKYYPTVVELAQNSDILVVACPLTDETRHIVNRHVMDALGAKGVLINIGRGPHVDEQELVNALTEGRLGGAALDVFEQEPHVPEELFPLENVVLLPHVGSSTVETENAMADLVVANLEAHFAGKSLLTPVV, from the exons ATGCCATCTAGTCTACCCTACTCACCTGCTGGCAAACTTTTTTCCTTTCAGAAACTAGAAAGTATGGAATCAATCGGAGTCCTTATGATGTGCCCTATGTCCTCCTACCTCGAGAACGAGCTTCAGAAGCGCTTCAACCTTGTTCGCTTTTGGAATTTCCCGGTCTTTCTGGAGACTCATCGGAACTCAATCCGCGCCGTCGTTGGAAACGCTTCTACAGGCGCTGACGCTGAGCTCATCGATGGTCTCCCCAAGCTTGAGATTATCTCCAGCTTCAGCGTCGGTATCGATAAGATCGATTTGGGGAAATGCAAGGAAAAAGGGATCCGAGTCACCAACACTCCGGACGTTCTCACCGAAGACGTGGCAGATCTCGCGATTGGCCTTATACTGGCTCTCCTCCGACGCTTATGTGAGTGCGATCGCTATGTGAGGAGCCGTAAATGGGAGTATGGCGATTTTCAGCTCGCTACTAAG TTTAGCGGAAAATCAGTGGGCATCCTCGGTCTAGGTAGAATTGGGACTGCCATCGCCAAGAGAGCTGAAGCCTTTAGCTGCCCAGTCAGTTACTACTCTAGAAGAGTGAAGCCTGATTTAGGCTACAAGTATTATCCAACGGTGGTTGAGCTTGCTCAAAACTCAGACATCCTCGTCGTGGCATGCCCATTGACTGACGAAACCAGACACATTGTGAATCGGCATGTCATGGATGCATTAGGAGCAAAGGGTGTGCTGATTAACATAGGGCGTGGGCCACATGTTGATGAGCAAGAGCTAGTAAATGCTCTTACCGAAGGCCGCCTAGGTGGGGCTGCGCTGGACGTGTTTGAGCAGGAGCCACACGTGCCCGAGGAGCTCTTTCCACTTGAAAATGTGGTTTTGCTTCCCCACGTTGGGAGTAGCACTGTAGAGACAGAGAATGCCATGGCTGATCTTGTGGTGGCTAACTTGGAAGCGCACTTTGCTGGGAAATCACTTCTCACTCCGGTGGTCTGA